In Chrysoperla carnea chromosome 2, inChrCarn1.1, whole genome shotgun sequence, the following proteins share a genomic window:
- the LOC123291600 gene encoding protein fork head-like gives MTKNYPPIDFKMLSTSQKLYTDSAISAAMSASTAAATANSAMSPMTPTYSMNSMSCVSMTTMNSCSPQSAGTFGTNMLSSTGMSSMGTMSAAAAMNGNCMSGTNLGYSGIGSPMSNMNAACMGTTMSSMNSYNSALTPVSGGMTSGRGDLSGGDTSPNTALQRARADKTYRRSYTHAKPPYSYISLITMAIQNAPSKMLTLSEIYQFIMDLFPFYRQNQQRWQNSIRHSLSFNDCFVKVPRTPDKPGKGSFWTLHPDSGNMFENGCYLRRQKRFKDEKKEVIRSSHKSPTHHGLDSSSNSGKKTPLGHHDDVVGHHKSSHHLSQHDKGSPDAHQLSSMLAIHATKLESDSMSLLHHGTDLSSLHQQNHQQSHHTQSHHSQNLQHEDIAAMVGRCHPAHLASLTEHQLMHHSSMHHLKQEPTGYTPSNHPFSINRLLPTESKNDVKMYEMSQYAGYNTLSPLPNSVHSAHSALGNDSYYQSSLYHATPAGTTSL, from the coding sequence atgacGAAAAATTATCCaccaattgattttaaaatgttatcaaCATCGCAAAAATTGTACACTGATTCAGCAATATCAGCGGCCATGTCTGCGAGTACAGCAGCAGCGACGGCAAATTCAGCAATGTCACCAATGACACCAACATATTCAATGAATTCAATGTCATGTGTTTCAATGACCACCATGAATTCATGTTCACCACAATCGGCTGGTACATTTGGTACAAATATGTTATCGAGTACTGGTATGTCATCAATGGGTACAATGTCTGCCGCAGCAGCAATGAATGGTAATTGTATGTCTGGTACAAATTTAGGATATTCTGGAATTGGTTCGCCAATGTCAAATATGAATGCTGCATGTATGGGTACAACGATGAGTAGCATGAATTCTTATAATAGTGCATTAACGCCAGTTAGTGGTGGTATGACATCGGGACGTGGTGATTTAAGTGGTGGTGACACATCACCTAATACAGCGTTACAAAGGGCACGAGCTGATAAAACTTATCGACGTAGTTATACACATGCTAAACCACCATACTCGTATATATCATTAATTACGATGGCAATACAAAATGCACCAAGTAAAATGCTAACGTTATccgaaatttatcaatttatcatGGACTTATTTCCATTCTATCGTCAAAATCAACAACGTTGGCAAAATTCTATACGACACTCATTATCGTTTAATGATTGTTTTGTTAAAGTGCCACGTACACCAGATAAGCCAGGTAAAGGATCATTTTGGACATTACACCCAGATTCGGGTAATATGTTTGAGAATGGCTGTTATTTACGACGACAAAAACGATTTAAAGATGAGAAGAAAGAAGTAATACGTTCATCACATAAATCACCAACTCATCATGGTTTAGATTCCAGTAGTAATTCTGGTAAGAAAACACCACTAGGTCATCATGATGATGTAGTTGGACATCATAAAAGTAGTCATCATTTATCACAGCATGATAAAGGTTCACCTGATGCACATCAATTATCATCGATGTTAGCAATACATGCAACAAAATTGGAAAGTGATTCAATGTCGTTATTACATCATGGCACCGATTTAAGTTCGTTACATCAGCAAAATCATCAACAAAGTCATCATACCCAAAGTCATCATTCACAAAATTTACAACATGAAGATATTGCTGCAATGGTAGGTAGATGCCATCCAGCGCATTTAGCATCCCTAACCGAACATCAATTAATGCATCACAGTTCGATGCACCATTTAAAACAAGAACCAACTGGATATACACCATCAAATCATCCGTTTTCGATAAATAGACTGTTACCAACGGAAAGtaaaaatgatgtaaaaatgtatgaaatgtCACAATATGCTGGCTATAATACACTAAGTCCATTACCGAATTCTGTACATTCAGCACATTCAGCATTAGGAAACGATTCATATTACCAAAGTTCTTTGTACCATGCTACACCAGCGGGTACTACCAGTTTGTGA